The following are encoded together in the Planctobacterium marinum genome:
- a CDS encoding ion transporter, whose product MNYEKLRESKQGFWFVVDLFMMGLLIINLILLIFDALYSTAALFDFLTEYAPGVITFYQPIHDNFLFVDLCFIAVFLSEFVVRWIVAVKNKEYMRWYFFPFIHWYDLVGCIPVESARIFRFLRIISVIYRLHKYQIIDFRNWAFFRFFTFYYNVLIEELSDRIVAKVITDAQEEIAKSSGLLDDIADQIIAPRKAVVTQWISSLIQHLGQSISHPEQGEVIRQHIIKSVEKAVRQDKQIAMLNLVPVLGGGLEKRLENTVSNVVIQSITNMLEDMDNDTVADVFEKGFNHLTNEEKQVNNEFLNLIVEILELVKGHIGQKRWQEHLHERDRLKKAGNVQDSTSN is encoded by the coding sequence ATGAATTACGAAAAATTACGCGAAAGTAAGCAGGGATTCTGGTTCGTCGTTGACCTGTTTATGATGGGCCTGTTGATCATTAACTTAATTCTGCTTATTTTCGATGCGCTTTACTCTACGGCAGCGCTGTTTGACTTTCTCACCGAATACGCTCCTGGCGTCATTACTTTTTATCAGCCGATACACGACAACTTTTTATTTGTCGATTTATGTTTTATTGCCGTTTTTCTCAGTGAATTCGTTGTGCGCTGGATAGTGGCAGTGAAAAACAAGGAATATATGCGCTGGTATTTTTTCCCTTTTATTCATTGGTATGATCTCGTGGGTTGTATTCCCGTAGAATCCGCCCGAATTTTTCGGTTTTTACGCATTATTTCCGTTATCTATCGGTTGCACAAATACCAGATAATCGATTTCAGGAACTGGGCATTTTTCCGTTTTTTCACGTTTTATTACAATGTTTTGATCGAAGAGCTCAGTGACCGTATCGTAGCCAAAGTTATTACTGACGCGCAGGAAGAAATCGCCAAAAGCTCAGGACTTCTCGATGATATTGCCGATCAGATTATTGCACCACGCAAAGCTGTCGTGACGCAGTGGATTTCTTCACTTATACAACATTTGGGGCAATCCATCAGTCACCCGGAACAAGGCGAAGTAATCAGACAACACATTATTAAAAGTGTTGAAAAAGCCGTGCGCCAGGACAAACAAATCGCTATGCTGAACCTGGTGCCCGTATTAGGTGGTGGTCTTGAAAAGCGCCTGGAAAACACTGTATCCAATGTGGTTATTCAGTCCATAACCAACATGCTAGAAGATATGGATAACGACACGGTAGCGGATGTCTTCGAAAAAGGCTTCAATCACCTCACCAATGAAGAAAAGCAAGTTAACAATGAATTCCTTAATCTGATTGTGGAAATACTGGAATTAGTTAAGGGGCACATTGGCCAGAAACGCTGGCAAGAACACTTACACGAAAGAGACCGGTTAAAAAAGGCTGGCAATGTTCAGGACAGTACAAGTAATTGA
- the lnt gene encoding apolipoprotein N-acyltransferase: MTFAYAPFSIWFIPFLSLSLFFYLLLSNPQFSGFKSGFVFGFGWFGAGISWVHVSIANFGGLPLIGSLALMALLVGYLALFPALFVWLSNKFNYKVVQPLIFTALWFLIEWLRSWFLTGFPWLSIGYSQSQGPLAAWYPLIGETGVSCVLILFCSFIARQLVGKAKGVLVPTKHTITASLALTFVTLIFNNLSFVKVRDDFVTMAMAQGNIKQELRWVPEQDQPTMQKYLKLSESLWHNDIILWPEAAIPKLEPLAQDYLSELDKQAFHSNTGLITGIVNYNFETSEAFNNLIVLGKRNAEAEAPEYQYLHHNRYAKHHLLPIGEFIPMEDWLRGLAPIFDLPMSSFSRGNYEQANLEVNGYHFLSAICFEIAFPRQIAANLRKNSDFIVTVSNDAWFGASHGPAQHLEIARVRAAEFGLPLLRATNNGLTAFVDHTGKVIAQAPQFAEATLEAQLPKVEGMTPYRYWGDLPLWIFALIILLYSAMAQHKAQSRPETST, encoded by the coding sequence ATGACATTTGCTTATGCCCCCTTCTCTATTTGGTTTATTCCTTTTTTAAGTCTTTCGCTGTTTTTTTACTTGCTACTCAGTAATCCGCAATTTAGTGGTTTTAAAAGTGGTTTTGTATTTGGTTTCGGTTGGTTTGGTGCCGGAATAAGCTGGGTTCATGTTAGTATCGCTAATTTTGGTGGTTTGCCATTGATTGGCTCGCTGGCTCTCATGGCACTATTAGTGGGCTATTTGGCTTTATTCCCGGCCCTTTTTGTATGGCTCTCCAACAAGTTTAACTACAAAGTTGTTCAACCGCTTATCTTCACCGCGTTGTGGTTTTTGATTGAATGGCTGCGCAGTTGGTTTTTGACCGGTTTTCCCTGGTTGTCGATAGGCTATTCCCAATCACAAGGACCGCTGGCTGCATGGTACCCCCTCATCGGTGAGACGGGCGTTAGCTGTGTGCTGATATTGTTTTGTAGCTTCATTGCCAGGCAACTCGTCGGTAAAGCAAAAGGCGTTTTGGTTCCAACAAAACATACTATTACCGCTTCACTAGCCTTGACGTTTGTTACCTTAATATTTAACAACCTCTCCTTTGTAAAAGTGCGTGACGATTTTGTGACCATGGCGATGGCGCAAGGCAATATCAAGCAAGAGCTGCGCTGGGTTCCGGAACAAGACCAACCCACCATGCAAAAGTACCTCAAGCTTAGTGAGTCACTATGGCACAACGATATTATACTCTGGCCTGAAGCAGCTATTCCGAAACTGGAACCATTGGCTCAAGACTATTTATCAGAATTGGATAAACAAGCCTTTCACAGTAATACCGGGCTCATTACGGGCATCGTAAATTACAACTTCGAAACCTCAGAAGCCTTCAACAACTTGATTGTACTGGGTAAACGCAATGCTGAGGCTGAAGCACCTGAATACCAATATCTGCATCACAATCGCTACGCTAAACATCATTTGCTTCCAATTGGAGAATTTATCCCTATGGAGGATTGGCTGCGAGGACTCGCGCCAATTTTCGACTTGCCCATGTCGTCATTTTCCAGAGGTAACTATGAACAGGCGAATCTGGAAGTAAACGGCTACCATTTTTTGTCAGCAATTTGCTTTGAAATCGCTTTCCCACGTCAGATAGCTGCGAATCTGCGCAAAAATAGCGATTTTATCGTTACAGTAAGTAATGATGCTTGGTTTGGTGCCTCCCATGGCCCGGCACAACATCTGGAAATAGCCCGAGTTAGAGCCGCTGAGTTTGGTTTGCCTTTGTTGCGTGCCACTAATAATGGGTTAACCGCATTTGTGGATCACACCGGAAAAGTCATTGCACAAGCACCGCAGTTTGCCGAGGCTACCCTTGAAGCTCAGTTGCCCAAAGTGGAAGGTATGACCCCTTACCGTTATTGGGGGGACCTGCCTTTGTGGATATTTGCGTTAATTATCCTGCTGTACTCTGCAATGGCACAACACAAAGCCCAAAGCAGGCCAGAAACATCCACATAA
- a CDS encoding HlyC/CorC family transporter, which translates to MNNDDNPHSTNGSSGKSWLEKIIQTFTGEPKSREELVEVINEAELQEVIDPGTREMIHGVLEVAEMRVRDIMIPRAQMVTIDINQSVSEFLPLVLETAHSRFPVVSENKDHVEGILLAKDLLKYAFGEMEQFELKDILRPVVIVPESKRVDVLLREFRQHRYHMAIVIDEYGGVSGLVTIEDILELIVGEIEDEHDADDEETEDIKALNTYTYSVKALTAVDDFNRYFNTDFDEEQADTIGGIVLNSFGHMPSKDETIVINEIEFKVNNADGRRLIQLKVTLPRVPAKNLASA; encoded by the coding sequence ATGAATAACGACGACAACCCACACTCTACCAACGGTTCTTCTGGTAAGAGTTGGTTAGAAAAAATCATTCAAACCTTCACAGGAGAGCCCAAGAGTCGAGAAGAGCTGGTTGAGGTTATCAACGAGGCTGAACTACAAGAAGTGATCGATCCCGGCACTCGCGAAATGATCCACGGCGTGCTGGAAGTTGCCGAGATGCGGGTAAGGGACATAATGATCCCGCGTGCACAAATGGTTACCATTGATATTAATCAATCGGTTTCAGAGTTTCTCCCTCTAGTCCTGGAAACAGCACATTCTCGCTTCCCTGTAGTATCTGAAAACAAGGATCACGTCGAAGGCATTTTATTGGCCAAAGACCTGCTCAAGTACGCTTTTGGTGAAATGGAGCAATTTGAGCTGAAGGACATTTTACGACCGGTGGTTATCGTACCCGAGAGTAAAAGAGTTGACGTGTTACTCAGAGAGTTTCGTCAACACCGTTATCACATGGCTATCGTTATTGATGAATACGGCGGCGTTTCCGGGCTCGTCACCATTGAGGACATCCTGGAGCTCATCGTGGGTGAAATCGAAGATGAACACGATGCCGATGATGAAGAAACAGAAGATATCAAGGCACTAAACACCTACACCTATTCTGTAAAAGCGCTGACTGCGGTAGATGATTTTAATCGCTACTTCAATACCGACTTCGATGAAGAACAAGCTGATACCATAGGTGGCATAGTACTTAATAGTTTTGGTCACATGCCCTCAAAAGATGAAACCATTGTGATCAATGAAATTGAGTTTAAGGTGAATAACGCTGATGGCAGGCGTCTCATACAATTGAAAGTGACGTTACCTAGAGTGCCTGCCAAAAACCTAGCCAGTGCATAA
- the ybeY gene encoding rRNA maturation RNase YbeY: MTMQQTDENRLLADVDIQLAVAPPPEEALVASFSEWINRTLISVPKSLLVKYPQNEPLELTVRIVEEQESQSLNDTYRGKDKPTNVLSFPFEQPPGLNLPLLGDLVVCQSVVAQEAKQQKKDISAHWAHMLVHGTLHLLGYDHINDQEAEEMERLEVHILNSLGIDDPYQDHEL; this comes from the coding sequence ATGACGATGCAACAAACTGATGAAAATCGTCTTCTTGCCGATGTGGATATCCAGCTAGCGGTAGCCCCCCCTCCTGAGGAAGCCTTAGTGGCATCCTTTAGCGAATGGATAAACAGAACACTAATTAGTGTGCCAAAATCATTGCTGGTTAAGTATCCTCAAAATGAGCCTTTGGAGCTGACGGTCCGCATTGTGGAAGAGCAAGAGAGTCAGTCTTTAAATGACACTTACCGCGGTAAAGACAAACCCACTAATGTATTGTCATTTCCTTTTGAGCAACCTCCCGGTTTAAATTTACCATTATTAGGTGATCTGGTTGTCTGCCAATCGGTTGTTGCACAAGAAGCAAAGCAGCAGAAAAAAGACATCTCAGCCCATTGGGCACACATGTTAGTGCATGGTACCTTGCATTTATTAGGTTATGACCATATAAACGACCAAGAGGCGGAAGAAATGGAACGCCTTGAAGTTCATATTTTAAACAGTTTAGGTATTGACGACCCCTATCAAGATCATGAATTATAG
- a CDS encoding PhoH family protein, with the protein MSSLLTTKDITLEPIDNRRLASLCGPFDDNIKQIEKRLGVEISYNNTSFKVTGKASQVDGVLQLLKDLYVETQPVKGDFPELEPEQVHLAIQGSSVLEQNRNESWGKEVHIKTKRGVIKPRNPNQSQYLMNVVQHDITFGIGPAGTGKTYLAVACAVEALERQEIRRILLTRPAVEAGEKLGFLPGDLSQKVDPYLRPLYDALFEMLGFEKVEKLIERNVIEVAPLAYMRGRTLNDAFIILDESQNTTVEQMKMFLTRIGFNSKAVITGDITQIDLPRGVRSGLRHTIEVLKDVDDISLNFFTANDVVRHPVVARIVQAYDKFEQEEARLQKEKKEQARIEKLNATGSGESEQ; encoded by the coding sequence TTGAGTAGTTTACTAACAACTAAAGACATTACCCTTGAACCAATCGACAACCGTCGTCTGGCCAGCCTGTGTGGACCATTTGACGATAATATCAAGCAAATCGAAAAACGGCTTGGTGTTGAGATAAGTTATAACAACACCAGTTTCAAAGTTACCGGCAAAGCATCTCAAGTAGATGGTGTTTTGCAACTGTTGAAAGACTTGTATGTTGAAACCCAGCCTGTAAAGGGGGATTTTCCTGAGCTTGAACCAGAGCAAGTGCACCTTGCAATCCAGGGCAGCAGTGTACTGGAGCAAAATCGCAACGAAAGCTGGGGCAAAGAAGTTCACATTAAAACCAAACGAGGCGTTATTAAGCCGCGCAATCCCAATCAGTCGCAATACCTGATGAACGTGGTGCAACACGATATCACCTTCGGTATTGGTCCGGCGGGTACCGGTAAGACTTACCTCGCTGTAGCTTGCGCCGTCGAAGCACTGGAACGTCAGGAGATACGTAGGATATTGCTCACCCGCCCGGCCGTGGAAGCTGGCGAGAAACTGGGCTTTTTACCCGGCGATTTATCACAAAAGGTGGATCCTTACCTACGCCCACTGTATGACGCATTATTTGAGATGTTGGGCTTTGAAAAAGTAGAAAAACTTATTGAGCGCAATGTAATTGAAGTGGCGCCATTGGCTTACATGCGTGGGCGCACTCTCAATGATGCGTTTATTATTTTGGATGAGAGTCAAAATACCACAGTAGAGCAGATGAAAATGTTCCTCACGCGTATCGGTTTCAATTCCAAAGCGGTCATTACAGGTGATATCACTCAAATAGACTTACCTCGAGGAGTCCGCTCCGGACTGCGTCATACCATTGAAGTTTTAAAAGACGTAGATGATATATCCCTCAACTTCTTTACGGCGAATGACGTTGTACGTCATCCTGTAGTAGCTCGTATCGTTCAAGCTTATGACAAGTTTGAACAGGAAGAAGCGCGCTTACAAAAAGAGAAAAAAGAGCAAGCACGTATTGAAAAGCTTAACGCAACCGGCAGTGGAGAAAGTGAGCAATAA
- the miaB gene encoding tRNA (N6-isopentenyl adenosine(37)-C2)-methylthiotransferase MiaB, whose translation MSKKLFIKTWGCQMNEYDSEKMADLLDSTHGYSLAEEAEDADVILLNTCSIREKAQEKVFHQLGRWKNLKNHKPDLVIGVGGCVASQEGDAIRQRAPYVDIVFGPQTLHRLPEMISQVQAGEQAVVDISFPEIEKFDRLPEPRAEGPTAFVSIMEGCSKYCSFCVVPYTRGEEVSRPVDDVIFEIAQLAEQGVREVNLLGQNVNAYRGENYDGSICRFAELLHLVAAIDGIDRIRYTTSHPVEFTDDIIDAYETIPELVDHLHLPVQSGSDHILAMMKRGHTAIEYKSKIRRLKKVRPNLSMSSDFIIGFPGESDQDFEDTMNLIQAIDFDLSFSFIYSARPGTPAADVPDDVSEEVKKQRLHLLQQRISQQAQRIARNMVGTTQRVLVEGPSKKNIMELSGRTENNRVVNFEGTPDMVGKFVDIEITDVFANSLRGNVVRTEEQMDLRIATAPESILETRQDKSDNLGVTQFQPN comes from the coding sequence ATGAGTAAGAAGCTGTTTATCAAAACATGGGGCTGCCAAATGAACGAATACGATTCGGAAAAAATGGCGGATTTGCTGGATAGCACCCATGGGTATTCCCTTGCAGAAGAAGCGGAAGACGCAGATGTCATTCTGCTCAACACCTGTTCCATTCGCGAAAAGGCTCAAGAAAAAGTATTTCATCAACTGGGTCGTTGGAAGAACCTGAAGAACCACAAACCGGATTTGGTGATTGGTGTTGGGGGCTGTGTAGCCTCTCAAGAAGGCGATGCCATACGTCAGCGGGCGCCCTATGTAGATATTGTGTTTGGCCCACAAACATTGCATCGCTTACCGGAGATGATTTCTCAAGTGCAGGCCGGTGAGCAAGCGGTTGTAGACATCAGCTTCCCGGAAATTGAAAAGTTTGACCGCCTTCCAGAACCTCGTGCTGAGGGCCCAACTGCGTTTGTGTCTATCATGGAAGGTTGCTCTAAGTATTGTAGCTTCTGTGTTGTTCCCTACACCCGTGGTGAAGAAGTGTCTCGCCCGGTGGACGATGTCATTTTTGAAATTGCTCAACTGGCAGAGCAAGGCGTACGTGAAGTTAATCTATTGGGTCAAAACGTGAACGCCTATCGCGGTGAAAACTACGACGGTAGTATTTGTCGATTCGCTGAGTTACTGCATCTGGTTGCAGCTATTGATGGCATAGATCGAATTCGCTACACCACTTCTCATCCGGTGGAGTTCACTGACGATATCATTGATGCTTACGAAACCATTCCAGAATTGGTGGACCATTTGCACTTACCGGTACAAAGTGGCTCAGACCACATCTTGGCAATGATGAAGCGCGGTCACACTGCTATTGAATACAAGTCTAAAATTCGACGTCTGAAGAAAGTCCGTCCGAATCTGAGCATGTCTTCAGACTTCATCATCGGTTTTCCCGGCGAAAGTGACCAGGACTTCGAAGATACAATGAACCTCATCCAGGCCATTGATTTTGACCTGAGCTTCAGCTTTATCTACAGCGCCAGACCGGGCACTCCTGCGGCCGATGTACCTGACGATGTCAGCGAAGAAGTTAAAAAACAACGTTTGCACCTGTTGCAACAACGTATTAGTCAGCAAGCACAACGCATAGCTCGCAATATGGTGGGTACCACTCAACGGGTGCTGGTAGAAGGCCCCTCTAAAAAGAACATCATGGAATTGTCTGGCCGTACGGAAAACAATCGCGTTGTAAACTTCGAAGGCACACCCGATATGGTAGGCAAATTTGTGGATATCGAAATCACCGACGTATTCGCTAACTCTTTACGAGGCAATGTAGTGCGCACCGAAGAGCAAATGGATTTGAGAATTGCCACAGCGCCAGAGAGCATTCTTGAAACGCGTCAGGATAAATCCGACAACCTTGGCGTTACTCAGTTTCAACCCAATTAA
- a CDS encoding T-complex 10 C-terminal domain-containing protein — protein sequence MGSDSGGDSGDTGGEPPAGDGSEEGPETGTTTHPDGTVETWNDDGSGSVQYPDGSSETWDGQGGGTWDDGQGNSSTWSADGSGTWNNADGSSGYYNADGSGGYNNADGSHGEYNADGSGSHTEADGTAYTWNADGSGGVEYADGSSETWDGQGGGTWDDGQGNSSTWNADGSGSWTSADGSSGYHNADGSGGYSNADGSHGSYSADGSYSHTEADGTVYQQNADGSGSVTYPDGSVDEWDASGNPVGDPGDPSDPSGTGGEGTESGTTTHPDGTVETWNEDGSGSVVYPDGSTETWDGQGGGTWDDGQGNSATWNADGSGSWTASDGSSGSYNADGSGSYTNADGSYGYWNADGSGSHTEADGTIYQFNADGSGSVTYPDGTTETWDSSGNTTSGDPAGGEGTDTTHGPYGDIVDEQVAEDGSTVYTYADGTVETMNADGSGSVVFPDGSTETWDGQGGGTWDDGQGNSYSWNADGSGNWTSSDGSSGYHNADGSGGYANSDGSHGTYGSDGSYTHTDADGTVYQQNADGSGSVTYPDGTMDTWDADGTYHSGSEPGEGSEGTDTTHGPYGDIIDEQVSEDGSTILTYADGTVETMNADGSGSVVFPDGSTETWDGQGGGTWDDGQGNSYTWSADGSGSWTSSDGGSGYYNADGSGSYTNGDGSHGTYGSDGSYTHTDADGTVYQQNADGSGSITYPDGTMDTWDADGTYHSGGEPGAETEEHGGIVDEQFNEDGSGTVTYADGTVETWNADGSGSTAYPDGSSETWDGEGNGSWSDGQGNYGNYYADGSVAWTSADGSTGYYNASEGQGEYQNADGSSGTWSDDGSFTHTDADGTVYQQNADGSGSITYPDGTVENWEAGEAPEMPEGAGPQGGPDGFNEADEHGGVVDEQFNEDGSGTITYADGTIETWNADGSGSIAYPDGSSETWDNEGNGSWSDGQGNYGNYYADGSVAWTSADGSTGYYNASEGQGEYQNADGSSGTWNDDGSFTHTDADGTVYQQNADGSGSITYPDGTMETWEAGDAPEGHGDSGPDGEPGDPGSYGTPPPDPNGYVNEFILPLFEGGSDPAEWGLDYDEDGPTSWTLPIDMGDVDLGSSTFVISGDMVGEWEGGIPPEAIGPDADGNYTIQSWPIAEVIDNGDGTITLIFETEEMP from the coding sequence GTGGGCAGTGATTCTGGTGGCGACTCGGGGGACACTGGCGGTGAACCTCCCGCAGGTGATGGCAGCGAAGAAGGGCCGGAAACTGGCACAACCACGCATCCTGATGGCACTGTAGAAACCTGGAACGACGATGGTTCTGGCTCAGTGCAATATCCAGATGGTTCCTCGGAAACCTGGGATGGCCAAGGTGGCGGTACCTGGGACGATGGACAAGGCAATTCTAGCACCTGGAGCGCCGATGGTTCCGGAACCTGGAACAATGCTGACGGTAGTAGTGGGTACTATAACGCTGATGGCTCTGGGGGATACAACAATGCTGATGGCAGCCACGGTGAATACAATGCCGACGGCTCTGGGTCACACACTGAGGCCGATGGCACAGCTTATACTTGGAATGCCGATGGTTCGGGTGGTGTTGAGTATGCAGATGGAAGTTCTGAGACATGGGACGGACAAGGCGGTGGTACCTGGGATGATGGTCAAGGTAATTCCAGTACCTGGAATGCTGATGGTTCGGGCTCCTGGACATCAGCAGACGGCAGCAGTGGCTATCACAATGCCGATGGTTCCGGTGGTTACTCTAACGCCGATGGAAGCCATGGCTCCTACAGCGCAGACGGCTCGTATTCCCATACAGAGGCCGATGGTACGGTTTACCAGCAAAATGCTGATGGCTCAGGTTCTGTCACGTACCCAGACGGTTCTGTAGACGAATGGGATGCATCGGGCAACCCTGTGGGAGACCCAGGAGATCCGAGTGACCCAAGCGGTACCGGTGGCGAAGGAACGGAATCAGGCACAACCACTCACCCCGATGGCACCGTCGAAACCTGGAATGAAGATGGCTCTGGCTCAGTTGTATATCCGGATGGTTCCACTGAAACTTGGGATGGCCAGGGCGGCGGTACATGGGACGATGGCCAGGGCAATAGCGCTACCTGGAACGCTGATGGCTCAGGGTCCTGGACTGCATCAGATGGCAGCAGTGGGAGCTACAATGCCGATGGTTCAGGCAGTTACACTAATGCCGATGGTAGTTACGGTTACTGGAATGCCGATGGTTCCGGAAGTCATACTGAGGCTGACGGCACTATTTACCAATTCAATGCTGACGGTTCGGGTTCAGTGACTTATCCGGATGGCACAACAGAAACCTGGGATTCTTCTGGCAATACAACCAGTGGTGATCCTGCGGGAGGTGAAGGTACCGATACAACTCATGGTCCTTATGGAGACATCGTTGATGAACAGGTGGCCGAAGATGGCTCTACGGTTTATACCTATGCCGATGGTACGGTCGAAACCATGAATGCCGACGGTTCGGGCAGTGTGGTATTTCCAGATGGTTCCACTGAAACCTGGGATGGACAAGGTGGTGGCACGTGGGATGATGGCCAGGGAAATAGCTACTCATGGAATGCCGATGGTTCGGGCAACTGGACGTCATCCGATGGTAGCAGTGGTTATCACAATGCCGACGGCTCAGGTGGTTATGCCAATAGTGACGGTAGCCATGGAACCTATGGTTCTGATGGTTCATACACTCATACTGATGCAGACGGTACGGTATACCAACAAAATGCGGATGGTTCTGGCTCAGTAACTTATCCCGATGGGACTATGGATACCTGGGATGCCGATGGAACCTATCACAGTGGTAGCGAACCCGGTGAGGGAAGCGAAGGCACTGATACAACTCATGGTCCATATGGAGACATCATTGATGAGCAGGTGTCCGAAGATGGCTCAACGATCCTTACCTATGCCGATGGTACGGTCGAAACCATGAATGCCGACGGTTCGGGCAGTGTGGTATTTCCAGATGGTTCCACTGAAACCTGGGATGGACAAGGCGGCGGCACCTGGGACGATGGCCAGGGCAATAGTTACACCTGGAGTGCCGATGGCTCTGGGAGCTGGACATCTTCCGATGGTGGCAGCGGCTACTACAATGCCGATGGTTCGGGTAGTTATACCAATGGCGATGGTAGTCACGGCACCTACGGCTCTGACGGCTCATATACTCACACTGATGCAGACGGAACGGTATATCAACAAAATGCGGATGGTTCCGGTTCAATTACTTATCCCGATGGCACTATGGATACTTGGGATGCTGATGGAACCTATCACAGTGGCGGCGAACCTGGTGCAGAAACTGAAGAGCATGGTGGTATTGTCGACGAGCAGTTCAATGAGGACGGCTCTGGTACGGTAACCTATGCCGATGGCACAGTAGAAACCTGGAATGCCGATGGTTCAGGCAGTACTGCCTACCCCGATGGCAGCTCCGAGACCTGGGATGGTGAGGGCAATGGTAGCTGGTCTGATGGCCAGGGAAATTATGGCAATTATTACGCTGACGGATCCGTTGCCTGGACATCTGCTGATGGTAGTACTGGGTATTACAACGCCAGTGAAGGACAGGGTGAGTATCAAAATGCCGACGGCAGCAGTGGTACCTGGAGTGATGATGGCTCCTTCACCCATACGGATGCAGACGGCACTGTTTACCAACAGAACGCTGATGGTTCAGGTTCGATAACGTACCCAGATGGAACCGTAGAAAATTGGGAGGCAGGCGAAGCACCTGAAATGCCAGAAGGTGCTGGGCCGCAAGGCGGGCCCGATGGCTTTAATGAAGCTGATGAACACGGTGGTGTTGTGGATGAGCAGTTCAACGAGGATGGCTCGGGTACCATAACTTATGCCGATGGTACAATAGAAACCTGGAATGCTGATGGTTCAGGTAGTATTGCCTACCCTGATGGCAGCTCCGAGACCTGGGATAACGAGGGCAATGGTAGCTGGTCTGATGGCCAGGGAAATTATGGCAATTATTACGCTGACGGATCCGTTGCCTGGACATCTGCTGATGGTAGTACTGGGTATTACAACGCCAGTGAAGGACAGGGTGAGTATCAAAATGCCGATGGCAGTAGTGGTACCTGGAATGATGATGGTTCCTTCACCCATACGGATGCAGACGGCACCGTGTATCAACAGAATGCCGATGGTTCGGGTTCTATAACGTACCCAGATGGGACGATGGAGACATGGGAAGCCGGGGATGCACCTGAAGGACACGGTGATTCTGGGCCCGATGGAGAACCCGGTGATCCGGGCTCATACGGTACACCACCACCGGACCCAAATGGTTATGTAAACGAATTTATCTTACCTCTCTTTGAAGGGGGGAGTGATCCGGCTGAATGGGGACTTGACTATGATGAAGACGGCCCAACCAGTTGGACGCTGCCGATAGATATGGGAGATGTTGACCTGGGTAGCAGTACATTTGTCATTTCAGGTGACATGGTAGGTGAATGGGAAGGAGGTATCCCACCTGAAGCAATTGGTCCTGACGCTGATGGTAATTATACCATTCAGAGCTGGCCTATTGCCGAAGTAATTGATAATGGTGATGGAACTATCACCCTGATTTTTGAAACTGAAGAAATGCCTTAA